CAAAcccgttcatgtgaggtccgcaagttccggcGTGTATTTCTTCAagcaatctagatgcctccttggcatcgacacatcgcaacaatcccaagtcaggagtccttctatacagaattcctccgctttgaaagaaatggttggccaatcttcgaaACATACGCTTCTGAGTGTGCGTGGAATTTTCTGGGTATTCTCATTtctccaaatattccttgatatcgTGGATCCATGGTTTTCCATCAAACTCTTCTTCAATATGGGCACAATACGCAGGCTGCTTACGAATCTCTATTGGGATAGGATGAATGAAATTCTTGTccagatgttgtatcatggaagacaaggtagctAATGCATCAGGGAACTCATTCTGGATCCTTGGAACAtgcttgaattctatctttgtgaacctcttaatcaaatcttgcacacaatgcaagtatggcaatattttagtgttcttggtAGCCCATTATCCTAGTACCTGGTGTACCAATAGATCAGAATCTCtgattaccagcaactcctgGACATTCATGTCGATGGACAACTTGAGTCCCAGGATACAAGCCTTATATTCTGCCATGTTGTTGGTGCACGGGAACCTGAGCTTTGTGGATATCGGATAATGTTGACCGGTTTTTGATACCAAGACATCCCCAATGCcaactcctttgaagtttgcagctccGTCGAAAAACATCCTCCAACCGTCGTTTGCTTCGGCAATATCTTCACCTACAAATGACACTTCCTCGTCGGGAAAATATgtcttcaatggttcgtattctccttcTACAAGGTTCTCTGCCAAGTGGTTGGCCAATGCTTTCCCCTTGACTTCCTTATCAGTCACAtaaatgatgtcgaactcacttagcaatatcttccactttgctaacttacctgtaggcatgggtttctaaaAGATGTATTTCAACAGATCCATCCTTGGTAAGAGAAATGTAGTGTATGCatagaaataatgtctcaacttctgggaTATCCATGTCAATGCACAATAGGTGCACTCCAGTAAAGAATATCGGGCCTCATATGGTGTGAACTTCTTGGTCAGATAATATATTGCCTTCTCTTTCCTCCTGGtttcatcatgttgccccagaacacAGCCAAAGGCTCTATCCAACATGGACAGATACAACAGCAGAGGTGTTCCTGGTTCTGGAAGGACTAACACGGGCGGTTTAGATaagtactccttgattttgtcaaaaGTCTTTTGACATTCTTCAGTCTAGCTTGTCATAGCATCTTTTCTCAGCAACttgaagatcggctcacataTCACCATTAATTGTGCTATAAAACGACGGATATAATTGAGGCatcctagaaaactcatcacatccttcttgttctttggcggtggcaagtcctgaacaactttaatttttgatgggtctagctcaataccCCGGTGGCTGACAATGAAACTCAGCAACTtcccagcagggactccgaaggcgcattttgcagggttcaacttcaaattgtattttcgaagtCTATCAAAAAACTTCTTCAGTTCTGCTATGTGGTCtcaactccttttagatttgatgataacatcatccacgtacacctctatttccttgtgtatcatttCATGGAAAAGAGTcctcatggccctcatgtagttgcccccagcattcttcaaaccaaatggcatcattttgtaatagtatattccccatggtgtgataaaggctaTCTTTTCGGCGTCTTCCTCATCCATCCAAATATTAGCGcaattgtcgatcagtatgtgtatgttgggcaacgggaaatcatccttaggacttgctctgttcaggCCTCGATAGTCAACATACACTCTGACTTTCTCATATTTCTTTGGAACTgacacaatgttggctaaccaagtCGGATATTCGACCACTTGAAGAACCTgggctttgatttgcttgttAACCTCctattttatcttcaaactcatatctggcttgaatatTTTGAGCTTCTACTTTACCGGCGGACACATGGGGTTGGTGGGTAGCTTGTGAgatactatggatgtgcttaacccaATCATGTCATTGTAGGACCATGCAAAagtatcctcatattcctttagaaaccttatatactcttccttctcaattggtgatagatgaatgcttatgcgagtttctttgactgtttcagaatcccctaagttaattgCCACAGTTTCCTCCAAGttggactttggtttgttctcaaaattctctacttctttgataatttcctcatgtattatatcatcttccaaattttctgaatcactgtccttatgttgcattgtctcattacatgtcacaatcgtaggttcatcaggatatgtaataattacgaTGAAAAGAATgtaaaaagataataataaatacgaaaagtaataatgcattaataaagcttaaaattgtcaacaagtacgacttgatggctcgagtaattatttcaaaacaaaacactgaaaaatgtcttaaatgctcaaaaacaATTTAAATAAGTCATGCTAATTCTGCTAGGCTACCCAGGTACTCGGTAAGCCCGGGACGGTGCATCGGTCcaattcttgagaacaactccttctcCCATTGTCTGAATAGTAaggtcttcttcctcctcctACTCTAAAATTGCACTGTAGTCCATATCTTCCTTGTCCAGAAACAGTTTCCTCATATCAGCCAAAATCTCGTCCTCCCCGAACCCCTAAATCATGTCAGTCTGGCAGAATATTTGGTGCATCGGGGGTATGGGTTGTTCCAGTGGATAGTAATTGGTACACCATGGCAGTGTCCAATCCTGATACTCTTGCAAGGTATATTCATATCTGAGCCCAAAGGTCATACCGTGATACTGTGGTCGCATGGGTTCTGTGATACCCTGAAGCTTTCGGCCAAGACCTTTGCCTGGTTTATATCCCAACCACATCAAT
This region of Nicotiana tomentosiformis chromosome 4, ASM39032v3, whole genome shotgun sequence genomic DNA includes:
- the LOC138909545 gene encoding uncharacterized protein, with amino-acid sequence MPTGKLAKWKILLSEFDIIYVTDKEVKGKALANHLAENLVEGEYEPLKTYFPDEEVSFVGEDIAEANDGWRMFFDGAANFKGVGIGDVLVSKTGQHYPISTKLRFPCTNNMAEYKACILGLKLSIDMNVQELLVIRDSDLLRFTKIEFKHVPRIQNEFPDALATLSSMIQHLDKNFIHPIPIEIRKQPAYCAHIEEEFDGKPWIHDIKEYLEK